In Ctenopharyngodon idella isolate HZGC_01 chromosome 2, HZGC01, whole genome shotgun sequence, the following are encoded in one genomic region:
- the vwa5a gene encoding von Willebrand factor A domain-containing protein 5A isoform X2, with protein sequence MVNCCGLVSEKNEPVPLKSISVQLQVKDHVVSVSSSLQYVNEEERPLEAVFVFPLPADAAVCHFSAKIGEQEIVAEVQDKQSARDQYDDAVSSGQQAFLLEESDESSDVFKLSVGCLSPGQNAVIIIVYVMELSVQADHALRFCLPAVLNPRYTPKASAAGVPEVSSACVIPYTLSLSVDVRSSDRISRLESSCPLDPLVFLDSDHTHATVNLSAGHRFDKDVELLLYYENTHQPTAVVEAGAAAAQPGSLMGDPVLMISLYPEFTADVMSSLASQGEFVFVVDQSGSMGSVMHHGKDAQMRIESARDTLLLLLKSLPMGCYFNIYGFGSHFEPFFPQSVVYSEDTMEEALNRVKNMKADMGGTEILQPLKHIYSQPCYPDHPRQLFIFTDGEVWNTKEVLDLVKSHVYSHRCFSFGIGEGASTALITGMAREGSGHAQFITGTDRMQPKVMQSLRFALQPAVDSISVDWTVPEGVTVDMLSPPINTLFQGQRALIYAQLKGQSSGTTEGAVTLKYRLKDQPVTNQLQFTLKPTEGTGRTIHQLAARSVIRSLELEEWAGGADAEAVRSRIVELSVQAGVSSVHTAFICVNKDSKQTVRGPLLQRRVPVQSLFLQSAPRMRIRGMPAPIMLCPAKSMEAPQRTFHCEMLSADVMIQSDAVSHQEPEPQTDPLLQLLSLQKASGCWELNAALAHVFGKTEDEVTNHRPAQVDGSVWATVLALIWLNTCRSDDQVEWQFVAMKAASWIRSQKPDGLSQCVCDGNVLLGGHVTEDVLGI encoded by the exons ATGGTGAACTGCTGTGGTCTCGTGTCTGAAAAAAATGAGCCAG TTCCCCTGAAGAGCATCTCAGTGCAGCTGCAGGTTAAGGATCACGTGGTCTCCGTCAGCTCCAGTCTGCAGTATGTCAATGAGGAGGAGCGCCCCCTGGAGGCCGTGTTCGTCTTCCCTCTGCCCGCCGATGCCGCCGTCTGCCACTTCAGTGCCAAGATCGGAGAGCAGGAGATTGTGGCGGAGGTGCAGGACAAACAGAGC GCGCGGGATCAGTATGATGACGCTGTGAGTTCGGGTCAGCAGGCGTTTCTGCTGGAAGAGAGCGATGAGAGTTCGGATGTGTTCAAACTGAGTGTCGGGTGTTTGTCTCCGGGTCAGAACGCCGTCATCATCATCGTCTATGTGATGGAGCTCAGCGTTCAGGCCGACCACGCGCTGCGCTTCTGTCTGCCGGCTGTACTCAACCCCAGATACACACCCAAAG CTTCAGCCGCTGGTGTTCCAGAAGTTTCCTCAGCATGTGTTATTCCGTACACACTGTCTCTGAGTGTCGATGTGAGATCTTCAGACCGCATCTCCAGACTGGAGTCCAGCTGCCCTCTGGATCCTCTGGTGTTCCTCGACTCTGACCACACTCATGCCACg GTGAATCTGAGTGCTGGTCACCGGTTTGATAAGGATGTTGAGCTGCTTCTGTACTATGAGAATACCCATCAGCCCACTGCTGTCGTGGAGGCCGGAGCGGCCGCGGCTCAGCCAG GCTCTCTGATGGGTGACCCGGTGCTCATGATCAGTTTGTACCCAGAGTTCACTGCAGATGTGATGTCATCATTGGCATCTCAAGGCGAATTTGTTTTTGTGGTTGACCAATCCGGCAGTATGGGCAGCGTGATGCATCATGGGAAAGACGCACAGATGCGCATCGAAAGTGCAAGA GacacactgctgctgctgctgaagaGTCTGCCCATGGGATGCTACTTCAACATCTATGGATTCGGCTCTCACTTTGAGCCCTTCTTCCC TCAGAGTGTTGTGTACAGTGAGGACACGATGGAAGAGGCTCTAAACAGAGTGAAGAACATGAAGGCAGACATGGGCGGCACAGAGATCCTCCAGCCGCTGAAACACATCTACAGTCAGCCCTGTTACCCGGATCACCCCCGACAG CTGTTCATCTTCACGGATGGAGAGGTGTGGAACACTAAAGAGGTGCTGGATCTGGTGAAGAGTCACGTCTACTCTCACAG GTGTTTCTCCTTCGGGATCGGTGAGGGTGCGAGTACGGCTCTCATCACAGGAATGGCCAGAGAAGGTTCTGGTCATGCTCAGTTCATCACAGGCACTGACCGCATGCAGCCCAAA GTGATGCAGTCGCTCAGGTTTGCTCTCCAGCCAGCCGTGGACAGTATCTCTGTGGACTGGACCGTACCTGAGGGTGTTACGGTGGACATGCTGTCCCCACCCATCAACACCCTGTTCCAGGGTCAGAGGGCGCTCATCTACGCTCAGCTGAAAGGACAG AGTTCAGGAACGACAGAAGGAGCAGTAACTCTGAAATACAGGCTGAAAGATCAACCAGTGACTAACCAGCTCCAGTTTACTCTGAAACCAACGGAAGGCACGGG ACGGACGATCCACCAGCTGGCGGCCCGGTCTGTGATCCGCTCTCTGGAGCTGGAGGAGTGGGCCGGAGGAGCAGACGCCGAGGCTGTCAGGAGCAGGATCGTGGAGCTCAGTGTTCAGGCAGGAGTGAGCAGCGTTCACACAGCCTTCATCTGCGTCAATAAAGACAGCAAACAGACAGTGAGAGGGCCGCTGCTGCAGAGGAGAGTGCCAGTACAGA GTTTGTTTCTACAGTCTGCCCCTAGGATGAGAATACGAG GAATGCCAGCTCCCATCATGCTTTGTCCTGCAAAGT CAATGGAGGCTCCTCAAAGGACATTTCACTGTGAAATGT TGTCTGCTGATGTCATGATTCAGTCTGATGCTGTGTCACATCAGG AACCCGAGCCCCAGACGGACCCTTTGCTCCAGCTGCtctctcttcagaaggcctcgGGATGCTGGGAACTGAACGCTGCTCTGGCTCATGTGTTTGGGAAGACGGAGGATGAGGTGACCAATCACAGACCGGCACAG GTGGACGGGTCAGTGTGGGCCACCGTTCTGGCTCTGATCTGGTTAAACACATGTAGATCAGATGACCAGGTGGAGTGGCAGTTTGTGGCCATGAAGGCGGCATCGTGGATCCGCTCTCAGAAAC cggACGGCCtgtctcagtgtgtgtgtgacgggaACGTCCTGTTGGGaggtcatgtgactgaagacgtGCTGGGAATCTGA
- the vwa5a gene encoding von Willebrand factor A domain-containing protein 5A isoform X1, whose amino-acid sequence MKHLDTTVRMVNCCGLVSEKNEPVPLKSISVQLQVKDHVVSVSSSLQYVNEEERPLEAVFVFPLPADAAVCHFSAKIGEQEIVAEVQDKQSARDQYDDAVSSGQQAFLLEESDESSDVFKLSVGCLSPGQNAVIIIVYVMELSVQADHALRFCLPAVLNPRYTPKASAAGVPEVSSACVIPYTLSLSVDVRSSDRISRLESSCPLDPLVFLDSDHTHATVNLSAGHRFDKDVELLLYYENTHQPTAVVEAGAAAAQPGSLMGDPVLMISLYPEFTADVMSSLASQGEFVFVVDQSGSMGSVMHHGKDAQMRIESARDTLLLLLKSLPMGCYFNIYGFGSHFEPFFPQSVVYSEDTMEEALNRVKNMKADMGGTEILQPLKHIYSQPCYPDHPRQLFIFTDGEVWNTKEVLDLVKSHVYSHRCFSFGIGEGASTALITGMAREGSGHAQFITGTDRMQPKVMQSLRFALQPAVDSISVDWTVPEGVTVDMLSPPINTLFQGQRALIYAQLKGQSSGTTEGAVTLKYRLKDQPVTNQLQFTLKPTEGTGRTIHQLAARSVIRSLELEEWAGGADAEAVRSRIVELSVQAGVSSVHTAFICVNKDSKQTVRGPLLQRRVPVQSLFLQSAPRMRIRGMPAPIMLCPAKSMEAPQRTFHCEMLSADVMIQSDAVSHQEPEPQTDPLLQLLSLQKASGCWELNAALAHVFGKTEDEVTNHRPAQVDGSVWATVLALIWLNTCRSDDQVEWQFVAMKAASWIRSQKPDGLSQCVCDGNVLLGGHVTEDVLGI is encoded by the exons ATGAAACATCTCGACACA ACCGTCAGGATGGTGAACTGCTGTGGTCTCGTGTCTGAAAAAAATGAGCCAG TTCCCCTGAAGAGCATCTCAGTGCAGCTGCAGGTTAAGGATCACGTGGTCTCCGTCAGCTCCAGTCTGCAGTATGTCAATGAGGAGGAGCGCCCCCTGGAGGCCGTGTTCGTCTTCCCTCTGCCCGCCGATGCCGCCGTCTGCCACTTCAGTGCCAAGATCGGAGAGCAGGAGATTGTGGCGGAGGTGCAGGACAAACAGAGC GCGCGGGATCAGTATGATGACGCTGTGAGTTCGGGTCAGCAGGCGTTTCTGCTGGAAGAGAGCGATGAGAGTTCGGATGTGTTCAAACTGAGTGTCGGGTGTTTGTCTCCGGGTCAGAACGCCGTCATCATCATCGTCTATGTGATGGAGCTCAGCGTTCAGGCCGACCACGCGCTGCGCTTCTGTCTGCCGGCTGTACTCAACCCCAGATACACACCCAAAG CTTCAGCCGCTGGTGTTCCAGAAGTTTCCTCAGCATGTGTTATTCCGTACACACTGTCTCTGAGTGTCGATGTGAGATCTTCAGACCGCATCTCCAGACTGGAGTCCAGCTGCCCTCTGGATCCTCTGGTGTTCCTCGACTCTGACCACACTCATGCCACg GTGAATCTGAGTGCTGGTCACCGGTTTGATAAGGATGTTGAGCTGCTTCTGTACTATGAGAATACCCATCAGCCCACTGCTGTCGTGGAGGCCGGAGCGGCCGCGGCTCAGCCAG GCTCTCTGATGGGTGACCCGGTGCTCATGATCAGTTTGTACCCAGAGTTCACTGCAGATGTGATGTCATCATTGGCATCTCAAGGCGAATTTGTTTTTGTGGTTGACCAATCCGGCAGTATGGGCAGCGTGATGCATCATGGGAAAGACGCACAGATGCGCATCGAAAGTGCAAGA GacacactgctgctgctgctgaagaGTCTGCCCATGGGATGCTACTTCAACATCTATGGATTCGGCTCTCACTTTGAGCCCTTCTTCCC TCAGAGTGTTGTGTACAGTGAGGACACGATGGAAGAGGCTCTAAACAGAGTGAAGAACATGAAGGCAGACATGGGCGGCACAGAGATCCTCCAGCCGCTGAAACACATCTACAGTCAGCCCTGTTACCCGGATCACCCCCGACAG CTGTTCATCTTCACGGATGGAGAGGTGTGGAACACTAAAGAGGTGCTGGATCTGGTGAAGAGTCACGTCTACTCTCACAG GTGTTTCTCCTTCGGGATCGGTGAGGGTGCGAGTACGGCTCTCATCACAGGAATGGCCAGAGAAGGTTCTGGTCATGCTCAGTTCATCACAGGCACTGACCGCATGCAGCCCAAA GTGATGCAGTCGCTCAGGTTTGCTCTCCAGCCAGCCGTGGACAGTATCTCTGTGGACTGGACCGTACCTGAGGGTGTTACGGTGGACATGCTGTCCCCACCCATCAACACCCTGTTCCAGGGTCAGAGGGCGCTCATCTACGCTCAGCTGAAAGGACAG AGTTCAGGAACGACAGAAGGAGCAGTAACTCTGAAATACAGGCTGAAAGATCAACCAGTGACTAACCAGCTCCAGTTTACTCTGAAACCAACGGAAGGCACGGG ACGGACGATCCACCAGCTGGCGGCCCGGTCTGTGATCCGCTCTCTGGAGCTGGAGGAGTGGGCCGGAGGAGCAGACGCCGAGGCTGTCAGGAGCAGGATCGTGGAGCTCAGTGTTCAGGCAGGAGTGAGCAGCGTTCACACAGCCTTCATCTGCGTCAATAAAGACAGCAAACAGACAGTGAGAGGGCCGCTGCTGCAGAGGAGAGTGCCAGTACAGA GTTTGTTTCTACAGTCTGCCCCTAGGATGAGAATACGAG GAATGCCAGCTCCCATCATGCTTTGTCCTGCAAAGT CAATGGAGGCTCCTCAAAGGACATTTCACTGTGAAATGT TGTCTGCTGATGTCATGATTCAGTCTGATGCTGTGTCACATCAGG AACCCGAGCCCCAGACGGACCCTTTGCTCCAGCTGCtctctcttcagaaggcctcgGGATGCTGGGAACTGAACGCTGCTCTGGCTCATGTGTTTGGGAAGACGGAGGATGAGGTGACCAATCACAGACCGGCACAG GTGGACGGGTCAGTGTGGGCCACCGTTCTGGCTCTGATCTGGTTAAACACATGTAGATCAGATGACCAGGTGGAGTGGCAGTTTGTGGCCATGAAGGCGGCATCGTGGATCCGCTCTCAGAAAC cggACGGCCtgtctcagtgtgtgtgtgacgggaACGTCCTGTTGGGaggtcatgtgactgaagacgtGCTGGGAATCTGA